The proteins below are encoded in one region of Struthio camelus isolate bStrCam1 chromosome 11, bStrCam1.hap1, whole genome shotgun sequence:
- the LOC104150954 gene encoding homeobox protein CDX-1-like isoform X1, with amino-acid sequence MYVSYLLDKETSMYPGSARCSSNNLPVQNFVSTPPYSDYMGYHHVPTLDNHGQAAGTWGSHYGPQREDWNAYGPGPSSTVPPAQINGSSPGQVSYSSADYSSLHPAGSGGLPPADTTNTQQISPNSQRHSSYEWMRKTVQSTSTGKTRTREKYRVVYTDHQRLELEKEFHYNRYITIRRKSELAANLRLSERQVKIWFQNRRAKERKLMKKKMTHFDGSNLGSMQSDSSSVSPMPVPDQQTHSEMSSSLFPPPPPPPPLPLSALQHNGNLQQAVASQ; translated from the exons ATGTATGTGAGTTATCTTTTGGATAAAGAAACCAGCATGTATCCTGGATCTGCAAGGTGCAGCAGCAACAACCTGCCCGTGCAAAACTTTGTGTCTACTCCACCCTATTCAGATTACATGGGATATCATCATGTGCCGACTCTGGACAACCACGGACAGGCCGCGGGAACCTGGGGATCTCACTACGGCCCACAGAGGGAGGACTGGAACGCTTATGGCCCAGGACCCTCCAGCACCGTTCCTCCTGCACAGATCAATGGCTCGTCTCCTGGGCAGGTCTCCTACAGCTCCGCTGATTACAgctccctccatcctgctggatcTGGGGGGTTACCTCCTGCAGATACAACTAATACACAGCAAATCTCTCCCAACAGCCAAAGGCACAGCTCTTACGAATGGATGAGGAAAACGGTGCAATCTACTTCTACAG GTAAAACAAGAACAAGAGAGAAGTACCGAGTGGTTTACACAGATCATCAGAGATTAGAATTAGAGAAGGAATTTCATTACAACAGATACATTACAATCAGGAGGAAGTCTGAACTTGCTGCAAACCTAAGACTTTCTGAGAGACAG gTGAAAATCTGGTTCCAGAATCGCAGagccaaagaaagaaaactaatgaagaagaaaatgactcATTTTGATGGCAGCAACCTTGGCTCTATGCAGAGTGACTCTAGCTCAGTGAGCCCCATGCCAGTTCCTGACCAACAGACTCATTCAGAAATGTCCAGTTCTTTattccccccaccacctcctccacctCCGCTTCCATTGAGCGCTTTGCAGCACAACGGCAACCTGCAGCAGGCAGTGGCCTCTCAGTGA
- the LOC104150954 gene encoding homeobox protein CDX-4-like isoform X2 has protein sequence MGYHHVPTLDNHGQAAGTWGSHYGPQREDWNAYGPGPSSTVPPAQINGSSPGQVSYSSADYSSLHPAGSGGLPPADTTNTQQISPNSQRHSSYEWMRKTVQSTSTGKTRTREKYRVVYTDHQRLELEKEFHYNRYITIRRKSELAANLRLSERQVKIWFQNRRAKERKLMKKKMTHFDGSNLGSMQSDSSSVSPMPVPDQQTHSEMSSSLFPPPPPPPPLPLSALQHNGNLQQAVASQ, from the exons ATGGGATATCATCATGTGCCGACTCTGGACAACCACGGACAGGCCGCGGGAACCTGGGGATCTCACTACGGCCCACAGAGGGAGGACTGGAACGCTTATGGCCCAGGACCCTCCAGCACCGTTCCTCCTGCACAGATCAATGGCTCGTCTCCTGGGCAGGTCTCCTACAGCTCCGCTGATTACAgctccctccatcctgctggatcTGGGGGGTTACCTCCTGCAGATACAACTAATACACAGCAAATCTCTCCCAACAGCCAAAGGCACAGCTCTTACGAATGGATGAGGAAAACGGTGCAATCTACTTCTACAG GTAAAACAAGAACAAGAGAGAAGTACCGAGTGGTTTACACAGATCATCAGAGATTAGAATTAGAGAAGGAATTTCATTACAACAGATACATTACAATCAGGAGGAAGTCTGAACTTGCTGCAAACCTAAGACTTTCTGAGAGACAG gTGAAAATCTGGTTCCAGAATCGCAGagccaaagaaagaaaactaatgaagaagaaaatgactcATTTTGATGGCAGCAACCTTGGCTCTATGCAGAGTGACTCTAGCTCAGTGAGCCCCATGCCAGTTCCTGACCAACAGACTCATTCAGAAATGTCCAGTTCTTTattccccccaccacctcctccacctCCGCTTCCATTGAGCGCTTTGCAGCACAACGGCAACCTGCAGCAGGCAGTGGCCTCTCAGTGA
- the LOC104150913 gene encoding homeobox protein CDX-4 isoform X1: protein MYVSSLLDNETNMYPGSARGNHNLPVQNFVSTPPYSDYMGYHHVPTLDNHGQAAGTWGSHYGPQREDWNAYGPGPSSTVPPAQINGSSPGQVSYSSADYSSLHPAGSGGLPPADTTNTQQISPNSQRYSSYEWMRKTVQANTTGKTRTKEKYRVVYTDHQRLELEKEFHCNRYITIRRKSELAANLGLSERQVKIWFQNRRAKERKMIKKKISQFDGSGGSVQSDSGSLSPNEISSSLFPPPHRINALQPIDVHQVIVSE, encoded by the exons ATGTATGTGAGCTCTCTCTTGGATAACGAAACCAACATGTATCCTGGATCTGCAAGGGGTAACCACAACCTGCCCGTGCAAAACTTTGTGTCTACTCCACCCTATTCAGATTACATGGGATATCATCATGTGCCAACTCTGGACAACCACGGACAGGCCGCGGGAACCTGGGGATCTCACTACGGCCCACAGAGGGAGGACTGGAACGCTTATGGCCCAGGACCCTCCAGCACCGTTCCTCCTGCACAGATCAATGGCTCGTCTCCTGGGCAGGTCTCCTACAGCTCCGCTGATTACAgctccctccatcctgctggatcTGGGGGGTTACCTCCTGCAGATACAACTAATACACAGCAAATCTCTCCCAACAGCCAAAGGTACAGCTCTTACGAATGGATGAGGAAAACGGTACAAGCTAACACTACCG gtaaaacaagaacaaaagaaaagtacCGAGTTGTTTACACAGACCATCAGAGACTAGAATTAGAGAAGGAATTTCACTGCAACAGATATATTACAATAAGGAGAAAGTCAGAACTTGCAGCAAACCTGGGACTATCTGAAAGACAG GTGAAAATTTGGTTCCAAAATCGCCGAgccaaggagagaaaaatgatCAAGAAGAAAATCTCTCAGTTTGATGGCAGTGGCGGCTCAGTTCAGAGTGACTCTGGTTCACTCAGCCCAAATGAAATATCTAGTTCTCTGTTCCCACCACCACACAGAATAAATGCATTACAGCCTATTGACGTTCATCAAGTCATAGTCTCAGAAtga
- the LOC104150913 gene encoding homeobox protein CDX-4 isoform X2 codes for MGYHHVPTLDNHGQAAGTWGSHYGPQREDWNAYGPGPSSTVPPAQINGSSPGQVSYSSADYSSLHPAGSGGLPPADTTNTQQISPNSQRYSSYEWMRKTVQANTTGKTRTKEKYRVVYTDHQRLELEKEFHCNRYITIRRKSELAANLGLSERQVKIWFQNRRAKERKMIKKKISQFDGSGGSVQSDSGSLSPNEISSSLFPPPHRINALQPIDVHQVIVSE; via the exons ATGGGATATCATCATGTGCCAACTCTGGACAACCACGGACAGGCCGCGGGAACCTGGGGATCTCACTACGGCCCACAGAGGGAGGACTGGAACGCTTATGGCCCAGGACCCTCCAGCACCGTTCCTCCTGCACAGATCAATGGCTCGTCTCCTGGGCAGGTCTCCTACAGCTCCGCTGATTACAgctccctccatcctgctggatcTGGGGGGTTACCTCCTGCAGATACAACTAATACACAGCAAATCTCTCCCAACAGCCAAAGGTACAGCTCTTACGAATGGATGAGGAAAACGGTACAAGCTAACACTACCG gtaaaacaagaacaaaagaaaagtacCGAGTTGTTTACACAGACCATCAGAGACTAGAATTAGAGAAGGAATTTCACTGCAACAGATATATTACAATAAGGAGAAAGTCAGAACTTGCAGCAAACCTGGGACTATCTGAAAGACAG GTGAAAATTTGGTTCCAAAATCGCCGAgccaaggagagaaaaatgatCAAGAAGAAAATCTCTCAGTTTGATGGCAGTGGCGGCTCAGTTCAGAGTGACTCTGGTTCACTCAGCCCAAATGAAATATCTAGTTCTCTGTTCCCACCACCACACAGAATAAATGCATTACAGCCTATTGACGTTCATCAAGTCATAGTCTCAGAAtga